TTTTTCAGCCAAATTATGCCATGTTGACAAGTGTTAAATTTGCAATGTATCAATATCTCCaatattttgattgaaaatatttcaaaaattaatggCTATCGTCATCGATCACCTCAAAAAATTTCCTGACTCCTCTGCTTATCTAAAGCAACCCATGTACTGAAGCTCGACCGCTATTAGGTTTATCTTTGTAGCCTTTGCCCCGAAAGCATTTACCCGATAGAGGTCTATCTTTGTATCTTTTAGTTACATATCttcaaaaataccaaaaatatacctcttttattttgaagGCATAATTACGCTAATCTtaggggtgtttggttcgcaatcgGAATCAAAATGGAAATAAAAATCGGAATGGcttagaatcgaaatcggaatgatcCAATCCcctgaagcatttggttcgtgatcggaatcgaaatcagaatgaaagtttgaatccatagaggacaGTAGGGAttgagggggtgtttggttgggaggagtaggggtctaaaattgaaatcggaatggatgactcctaTTTCAATCGTTTGATTGGAAGGAATCTTATTTTGATTCCGATTTCGAGATGGAATAGAAatgactcaatctatatagaactcaatctctattcttctctatggattcaaacttttatttcaatttcgattccgattacgaaccaaacgcttcgggggatttggccattccgattcccaTTCCCATTCTGATTTCGGTTGCGAACCAAATACCccctgagttctatatagattaagccatttccattccatcctgaaatcggaatcggactcctcccaaccaaacggttggaatgggagtcacctatTTCGATTCTAATTTCAGACCTCTACTTTTCCCAATCAAATACCCCCAAATCAAAATGAAACTCCTTCCAATCAAATAGTTAAAATAGTAATTActtattttcattccaattccagACCCCAACTTCCCCTAACCATCCACCCCCTTAATCTAATTCGGCCCAAAAAACTAGGTGAATTATTACGATACTTCTTAAAGGCAATCCAATCTAAGGTATCTAGAACAAAACCCAGCTTGTGCAAAAGTTTTTAGCTCAATACACGTATAGATCAGGTGTTGGTTGTGCAAAAACCCATTATTACCGAGAGCCGTGAAacccaaaaaaagaagaaaaaaaaaaaaactaaaatatgtTATGATGGTCATACATTTCTTGTGATAAAAATAAGTGCAACACCATGCATGGATAACAGGATGAGTAGGATGGATCCACAACAAAATACAAATGGTAGTCGAATGGGCATGAACAGAAATTTCTCTGCCAATTATCCAAGATTAACCTTTGTTCCTGCCAGATAAAACTGTTGCCTTATTTTAACTTGTTTTTAAAGTGATATCTGTCATCTAGTGCATCGTTTATGCCACTTAATTTTGAGGGCCATATGGAACAACCCCAAGCACAATAGATCTTCCCCACTAGTTTGCATCCTGGCACGCTTCTTTTGGTAAGGTGGTATCATGTCATCCTTCTCTCTATCCAACATGGAGTGAGTAAAACTTCCGAGGTTGACTTAGAATCTTGCTTAGATTTTCAGTGTTGAGATATGAGATTTTTTTCCTCCCACTCTTGGGCTAAGCAAACAAAACCTCAATTTTTAGCATCAACTAACCCCACCAAGACCAGCCAAATATAGTGCCCTAGCAACAACATTGCCAGCCATAATACATGTTGCAACGAATGAGCTTTTCTTCACATTTCTTTCACAATCTTGCCATACAGTACTGCCTTATTTCCAGTAAAATGTGCCCTCCGTTGCCACAAAAAACAGCGAGGAAAGGCAACAACATCAGCAGATACCAAGAATGATGGTTGGACAGAATAACTTGTGCCTGAGAATATCATCCTTAAGATCTCCTCCAACCCTATGCTTTGCACAAAGAAACAGGCCAATACAAAAGGAGTTATGATTCTAGCTTCGTGTTAGGCACCGCATTAGCTGGACCAAATAACAGCTCCAAACAAAAGTCTGATCCACATATCGATTTGCCCCTGCTCCCAACTTTATCCAAGTCCCGTAGCGAAAACTGCATGTACCAATGACTTGTGTCACAAATATGCAATTCAAAGAAGCAAACCATGATCCCCGAGTGTCATTGTGCAAAACAAAGCATGTTTAAAGTTGAAGCAATGGCAGCAGTGGTGGTGATTTTCACAGGTGCGGCAGTGGAAGCTGCTACATTGGTTTTGGCACGAATCAGGTGACACCGACATGAAGGAACGGAAGTGACAAATGACAACCATAGTGGTGATGGTAATGGTAGGTTGGAGTGGAGGGCAACAATGGCAGTGATGGAGGGATGGCAGGGGAGGGGGCTGTTGATGTTGAGCAATTGTGAGAAGTATGGCACAGAGGGTGGTGGCAGGATCGGAGGCTAGAAATGGAGGTAGAGAATGGTGGCTGCAGTGGTGGTAGTAGCAGAGACAGCAAATGGCGGATGCAAGTGGTGACTTGGCAACATCAGTGGATGGGTGGTGGTATGAGGTGCTAATAGCAGATGTTTACGGGAAGGTATGATGGCCGAATGATTTGTTCTCATTTTCAAATTTGAGTGTCTTCTTCATTTGAATTGTGTTTCCAATGAGAAACTAAGTAGGGCCTTAGCTTTGAAAACTCCATATGCTCATTTATTATAACTAAGCTACCAAATTGAGACCAAATCATCTAGTGTGAATACTACACAGTCCATAAAAGTAGTTTCCCCCTTGACAGCTTCAATATCATTCAATACTAAAATCATCATCCCCTAATTTTCATCCAGTGTCTCCAATTCTGTTCGTttactttcaaaggcttcagctcaaagaaattgatacttgtggCCTAATTTAAATGACATGATAGAGTGATCGTTTTTTTCATGTGTAATGTTCACTATTATCAATAAGTATAATTTGAAGCTACATAATCATATATTTGAAAGAACTAATTTATCCAAGTTCAATGATAcctattgtatttttttttggaatttctgGGTATTTAGAAACTATTGTGGTGTGTATTATTGATTATGATATAAAATCACACCTTTTTTTAAATCAGGGCAAGACACATTCATTAACTTGATAATTGCAAGACTTAAAATTGCTTTGACCACAAAGTTAAACGGTTGTAGGAgtcaaacatacttctatgatcaTGTTCTCAATAAGGTAGAAGTAACCCATTAATGAGTTCCAATTGATGATTGAAGCATACAGGAGTGCTGATGACACAAATTTGAAGCAGTCTACCTTGACCCACTAATTTTATTGTGAAACCTTCAAGTGTCATTGACCTTCTCTGGCATGCACTAACCTTTCATCATGCACCATAGTACCTCCACAATCTCAAAGCTTTTCACTAGTGTTTGTGAAGGATGAAAATGATATTCAATGCAAAAATAGTAGATCTTATCCTAATTTAAAATGTCAATGCATGGGATCATACCTGTAGTAGACTGCTTCTAATAAAAGCTGTGTTGAAGCAGACATAGAAGAGACGCCCTCCAATCATCTTTTCATAGAAGATAACTCGCAAGTCTCCAGTTACCTGACAAAAATGATCTAGGAATTGTAGTCCAGGATCAAAAGGTAATCACGTAGATACAAATGTAATAGAGAATTAAAAGTTTACTTGTAAAGGTTTGTCAAAATAGTAGTCAAGACAAGTCTTCTGGTATATGGCTGAACTCTCTGTATCCATTTGCACTACATAGCGGGGTGTCTCTCTTTCATAGTTATCCTCTTCGCTGTCACTGTTGACGAAGGAGAGGTAGTACCGGGGACTGCTCGCCCTATGATGTCCATGTTTGATCTGCCTGCAACAACCCCTTGCAACTTCGACTGATGGACGATAGAGTTGACCAGAAACCTATAAAAAGTGCACGGCCACAATAAAAGATGAAGAAAGAAGTTGCAAATGGCAGATCAAAGGCATTAAAAGTTTAGCTGATTTAAGTAGAATATGGGCTTGAATTAGTTGAGTTGGCTTGAACTAGTTGGGTCATGCTACAAATACTGTGTTTACAGTTTTTCATGGAGTTGGATGTATCCAAATAAATGAGGAACCTAGTGACCCGGATCAAATTACACaagcacacacacacactcagACTATATATATTGAAGTTGATATTCAAAATTGAAGACAATCTGATTTTTCAAATCAATAAACACCACACTGCATAACTAAAATGAGATCACCTAAACAATAGTTCAATATCCAAATTCCATGAGGCCTTTTACTGCAATGTGACAAGAGATGTTAGTGTTCTCAACAGATGAAAATCCCCTTTACTCAAGCCCTTGAAAAGCATAACTCCCAGAATAACACATTACATAGCATGTCTTATTCCACCTTGAGGAAACATATACTTAGCATTTTATTGATAATCACATGTCAtggcttaaatcaaaattttaaaatatacaaaCAATTTTTGGGGAGTGCAGAaaagcaaaaaataataataaaactaTAAAATTAAAACAGATAACAATAAAATTTAGAAGAAGCTAGCCGTTCTTCCTAGTTTTGTAATACAAATGCTTTTCAACCCATCAATtgttttttcaaaagaaaaaggaaaatgagTGTGGAACTAGAACATGGCACAGAAAATGAAGATTCTCTTGCCATCCTTGAAGATTGTAAGTTGTTTCTCTAAAAAAAAGATACCAAGTTAGGCTTATTGACTCACCTCTTGCAATTCAGCAACCACAAAGAAGACCGAGTTAATGTTGACTGTGTCGTACAGACGAATTCGCCGCAATTCTCTCTTAGTTGGCCGAGGCAAAGTAACACTAGGTGGGCCATTAACCATAGGAAAAGTTAGTAGTTTAGACCAGTACCCAACATAACGACGCTGGCTTGGTATGGAGACCTGCCATCAAGCAACTCACAAGTATCAATGTCAGTGCTTATTGAAAGCAAGAAGTTACCTTAATATTGCTTATGTTAAATTACACTATCAAAAGTTCTTGATAATTCAACAAACATTTTAAATCTGATAGAAAAGACATTTTCCATATTGATCTTGGAGAATTTTTTGAGAGATTCATAGTGTTATAGTAGAGATTGATGTTTTGTGTTGGATTTACTACCATTCAGTATGCCAATACTGGTTTTGAAACCTATATCGGTATCCAACTAGTACAATGTTGGTACAACCTAGTTCTCGATGGCACCACTCAATAGTGCATAATAAGTATCCCTTTCATGGTTCGCGAAACCACCCAATTCTAGGCATGCCGAACCGGTGGCCAACTGGGAACGAGAAACCAataagggggagagggagaaaaaaaacaagagagagagattgagagaggggagggaaggagagagagggtcTCCAGAGGCCACTGGAGGGCAGCCGAGCTCGTTGCACCACTATCGAGCTCGATAGAAGCTAGAGGAGGGtgaagggagggaaggagagggagagggaaagaaggTCGTTGGAGGTCCCTCGAGAACCAGCAAGGCCACTGGCAGCCATGAAGGCCGGTGAAGGCCTCGAAACAGGGGCTCCACCGGCCTCGATGGCCTTCAAgggcctcctctccctctcctctccttcgctccctctccctctcctctccttccctccctcctccTCTGGCTTCCACTGAGCTCGGCAGCGGCACAACAAGCTCGGCTACCCTCCCGTGGCCTCCGATAGCCTCCGAAAGGAAggcctctctccctccctttctctcaCTCCCCTCTCTCATTCTCCCTCCACCCTCTCTCTATGTTGGTTCGTGCCTGATACAGAATGTCATGGGAGCATATCGACCCGTATCACAGGTCAACTAGTCCGAGCTGTAATACCAACACAGCGAACCTAGATCCCTTCCCTACTGGTGCAGGTCAATAGACTTGGCATGGATCGGTACAATTAAATACTGGCTGCGATTAAATATTTAGCCCTTGTTTGATCAGGAAATTTTATTCTCGACCCTTAATTTCAGTGATGGCTTGCTTGCATGTCCAGAAAAGTCATGATTCACTATTACGCATGTACATAAGCATAATTGAGTGCAAAAATAAGGCCTAACTGTGTATTAAAGACTAAATACTAAATAAAACTTGGACAAATAATAACCACACCATGGTAGTGAAAGAAAGGGTTGGGAATCAATTTGCTCCATCCAATATAAAATAATCTACCCATGCATTGATACCAAGCTCTTAGTGACTGAATTCACGCATAGTTTTGGTTCCCCTAACTAAGTCAATATTCTAATGAGGTGGTTATAAGCAAGGTTATCAGTACCAACCTGTCTCACCTAGTACAAGGCATACCATTCCAATCTGCTATAATATTGGTCGGGTAGAAGGGCCCTAGGACTGTACCAATACATGGTATAGATACTATGCCCTCCGACAGTGCACCACATGTTGGTGCGAACCAACTCGTGCTGATAAGCTACTAGCACAGGGTCCAATACTGAGGTTATAAAAATTGGTTATAAGAGTCTAGTAGTGACAagtgcaaggttttaaatcccctAGGACAAAGGGTGCTCCACTTTCTTCATGGAATAGGATGCTTCGTTATCCCGTCCTGTCTTAGCACCAGTCCCGATCATGCAATCCGATAAAtatcctctctctcccccccttttctttcttttcttctacctttctttcttttctgatcctgattttgtttcttttttccttttccctctttttctttcctttcttccttcttttcttcctttctttttcttctctcttcctttctttcatctttctttttgttcttctttcccttcaccttttccttttcttcatctttccttctttcatcctttcctctttcttcttctctcccgtgTAGATGGGTTTCAGAGTCTTGACCCCATCCCAGTCCCATTTTCTCACAGAAAAGGACAGGATGGCCGAAAGACCCCCCATCCTACTAGGACATAAAACCTTGTGTGTAAAAGGTTGTCCTTCTAGTGGGTAATTAAGATACATATTAGCGTATTTCAGAAAAAGCTAATCCTTCATGACAATATGCAACCAAAAAGGGATTGATGGGAAATGATGCTACGTGTGAAACCCCACCATGCATCCCCTTTTGCTTAGTAAGCAAACTGATTTTCGTACAATCAAACAACAATTAATATAATACTTTTACTGGAGAAAAATACCAATTTCTCTAACATAACTAGATTCTTCCACATACCTCGACCCAAAATTTTGTTTCCATAAGCTTCAAGTTTCTCAACCAAACACTAAACATCAATTAGCAAATTGCAATGTTTGTCTAAAATTGTTGGGATGAGGATAAGGAAAGGAGTGGAATGAGATtcaaaaaaggagaagttaagaacacagcatttttttttcttgaaccaCACCTCCTATGGTTCTACATATTGAGTAGGACAAAACCAATGGGGTCTTGGAAAGACCAAAGTGCATAGACTCCCTAGAGTTGGTGATTTAAAATACTTGAGTCAAAATAGACCAAATTAAAacctagtgatcaaattactaattacatGTATAAAAGTGCCCATTAAAGTGAGAACCAGCAAAAACAACTTAGCAACTCAAGGTCAAAATTATAGCTTTAGACAGTTGTTTTTTCCCCTTGGGATAGAGGGACAGGGTTACAATGTGCATACCAGTGTGATTTTGAGGGATGAGGTTGCCAACTTCGTACAGAAGAACTGGTTTAAGAAGAATGCAAGATACATGTGgttaatcctagagtttgtgatgTTAGTTTTATTGTGTGAATTATGGACTGACTTATAGATTTGAATCTATGAAGTGATAGAATATGTGAATGCTGATGTTGCCCTATGGAGTATGAACCACTGATGTGATGATCCATTATGCTTCATGAATGATTTTTTTCTAGTATGTTGAAAATATTTATTTGGTTATTTTCATATTCAAATCAGACTGCATCTTGCTTTTTTCAAGATTTGATGTATTGGCATAATATCCGTTTCATCTCATATCCACATTCTGTACTTGTTCcatgatctaaaaatatattgTATCAGCAACGTAATATCAGAGTGGCCTTCATGCCCCTCTGATCTAGCCGAGATAGTTCTAACCATAAAAACTAAACCCCTGGATTTCCTTCTTCAGTCCCATCTACATCTCACTTCTAACCAATTCCATCCTTGCAAACCATCTAACTTTCCTTCAAAAGCATGGTCAAGGCTCTGATTTAGACAAACATACCCTATCCTGCTATCCATCCATCCCATACAGCAATCCATAAATTCCCAGACTCCATGCAGTATATTCGTTCTCCTGATTTCTAATCAAAATTAGGTACATTCACAAAGCAAGTCTCACCGTAGCAACTTCTTTAGTCGAATCTCATCTTGAAAGAGACATCCCTTCATCAGTTCATCTTACATGCCTTATGTGCTGCCTCAGAGATGAAGATTTATAACACAGCAAAGTTGcaaaaaaataagatattgaaAAAAATAGGCAGATATATAGAGCGCTGCCATTGCTACTTTCTACTATCAGGCCAGAAGGAACAGTAGAACTCCACATCCCTTTTCGAAGGCCTTTACAAAGATGGGGTGTCCCTTCTGTGGGCAATGGAGCAAGTTAAAATAAATGATGGTGGGGTTTTACCTACATAACTGGGTTTCTCATTTGCTTGCAACAAATGCATGTGAAATAAACCATACACACAATAGAAAAAGAGTATTGTTTATTAGTTTGGAAAAGCTAGATATTTATCTATATTTTGCAACTATGATCATGGCCTAGTGAGATCTCAAAAAATGCATGATTAGTCCCACTAGGTCCAGTAACTTTGCTTTGAATGCCTTAAAAGATTGCTGCAGCAAGCATTTTGCATGCACATAATTACTATATCTTATGCAGGTCTCCTTTCCATTCCCATTTATATAAAGAACAAAAATACTTAGCATACCAGCTACTAGTATCTCTCTAGTAAACACCACTAAAATTCTGGGTGAAACTAAAAGATGCAAGGCACATACCCCTTCATTATTAATAGTCCGTCTATTTGCATACAATTGAAGAGCTTCATCTGCAGACATGCCACTATAAACAAGATAAGCACATACCATCAAGCCTGTTCGGCCTTTGCCAGCCTAAAAATCAAATACAAAGGATTCATTAAGAAGAAGCAGAAACATGATATAGAAATGAGAAGGACTAAATACAAACCAAAGACTCCTccccataaaaaataaaataaaataaaataaaaaggaagTGTCTGGATCTTACCATACAATGGACAACAGCAATGTTCTGTGGATCATTAGAAAGCCATGAATATACACTTtcacaaaaaattttgatcattgatAAAGGTGGAACATGGTTGTCATCAAAAGGGAAAACCTCCACATGTCCATGAAAATGTGATGGATTGTAGCTTTCTTCTGCACACAAGTTGTAAACCTACAAATATCCATAGCAAAACAAGGTAATGAAAGAAATAAACAAGAAATATGCACTATGTATCAATAAGAGAGAACAAAGTAGAGCACGCAATGACACTACAGGCTTGTTTGGCATTGCTTTTATTTCATGTTTTCTATTTTAAAAACAAAATTACAGAAACCAAGAAGAAAAATATGACCATgctgttatttttattttctattttttaaaagttATTTTCATTATTTCTAGAAAAATGAAAGTAAGAAATCCTTACTTTCAATATTTTCAAAAGCAaaaaactaatattttttaacaacACCAACACTACCTCCACGACCATCACCAACACCTCCATCCAAGGTTTGCAGACTTGGTACCGGAGCCCATGTCAGATGGCCGACGGTACGGATCGGTATGGATCTATATCGGACTGGGCCGGCGCAAACCGAcacaagaaaaagaagcaaaccgagaggagaaaaagggagagagaaagagagatagagagaggggggaagaaagaaaggaggagaaagagTCGAAGAGACCATCGGACGTCCTCCGACTGGCCGTCGTGGCCGCCAGACGGTGCAGTCCATGTGTGTGGCATCGCGagcgtgaaacaggggcgataCCCCTATttcaagatattttattttaaaagtcgAAAAAATGTGAAGCCAACAATCCGACTTCACTGTTTTtgcatttttctttaaaaaaattcaaaaaatcaagCCGACAatggatttgccggcttcacttaaagtGAAGACGGCAAATCAATTACCGACTTCaccattcatcatatttttaaaaaaaacgtGACGAAGGAATGGGGCAGTAGCCCCTATTCCGTAGCCGCAGATCCGCTCATGCGGTTTCCGCCGGTTGATGGCCACGACGGCCACCCGACGAGCTCCGACGGGCCCTCCATCGACTGCACCTCCCTCCGATAAGTCgcttctcccctctctctctctcgcttaaAAATTCTATCGGACGAATCAAGCTGCGAAGGCTTCCGTCGCCCTCTGACGGCCACAACGGGCCATCGCCAGCCTCCAATGGTATCGtggtctctctccctctcctctctcttttcctctctttctccctcgacACTAGTGTGTGCCGCTTTCCAAGCCGGAACCGTCTTAGTTTTCCACCGGTCTGGTTCGACACACCCCAAACCATCCGATTCGGGACGGTTCTGAAAATCATGCCTCTACCAACATTGCTGTTCCACAGCCACCTTGACGCTACTGGCACCACCATTGCCACCATTACTACATTCATGACATAGCCAATGCCCCCACAACCTCCAACACAACCAATGTCATCACCGCCTACACCACACCATTGTCTTTACCTCCACATCATTGGTGCCCCCAACACCACCACCATTGCTACCACTAACACTGCCATTACCATTGTCATTGCCTCCACCACACCGATGTTGCCATCATTACTGCCTCTACCATACTAATGCTAGCTCCGCCATCGACGCAACACCTCCCCTGCCTCTTGGCTACTATCACCGCCTCTATTACTGTCACCATCTTTGTTTTTAAAAATAACTGACTACACTACACATGtttatatttctaaatattataaaaaatagaaataaattaaaaaaaatgtgtgtgtttgtgtacgaatgtatgtatgtatgcatgcgcgtgcatgcatgtatgttgacTGTAGTGGATGCTATTGTAAGTTAAGTGAAAAAAGGTACAAAAGCTATGATGGTGAGTATACAATCACTTAGCTGATGCTTGcaagcaaggttttaaatctcctGGGATGGGGGTGTCCCAGTTTTCCCATGAAACAGGATGTCCTACATCCCAATCAAGCATCCCAATACCTACTTGGGAcaactttttatttttaaaatttttttcttaacatACATAttaattttacttttttatttttttaacatgtTTGAACTTCACAAGCTGGCATATTTCTTCACATACTGTcttgcttatatat
This genomic window from Elaeis guineensis isolate ETL-2024a chromosome 13, EG11, whole genome shotgun sequence contains:
- the LOC105056003 gene encoding phosphatidylinositol 3,4,5-trisphosphate 3-phosphatase and protein-tyrosine-phosphatase PTEN1; the protein is MLVAGYDLDMSYITDRLLAMSFPAERMRAMYRNPLWQVKTVLDMRHPGAYRVYNLCAEESYNPSHFHGHVEVFPFDDNHVPPLSMIKIFCESVYSWLSNDPQNIAVVHCMAGKGRTGLMVCAYLVYSGMSADEALQLYANRRTINNEGVSIPSQRRYVGYWSKLLTFPMVNGPPSVTLPRPTKRELRRIRLYDTVNINSVFFVVAELQEVSGQLYRPSVEVARGCCRQIKHGHHRASSPRYYLSFVNSDSEEDNYERETPRYVVQMDTESSAIYQKTCLDYYFDKPLQVTGDLRVIFYEKMIGGRLFYVCFNTAFIRSSLLQFSLRDLDKVGSRGKSICGSDFCLELLFGPANAVPNTKLES